The Chloroflexia bacterium SDU3-3 genome includes the window TATAGTCGATCGGCGTACCAAGCGCGTGCTCCAGGGTGTCTTTGGCGATCGCAGCGCCCGCCGCCACATCGCCCCGGCCATACATCATGGCGCTATTGATCCGGCTGTAGCCATAGCCGGGGATCTTGACATACAGGTCGCGCGGCAGCGAGAGCATGGCCACCCGCCTGCGCTCGGGGTCGATGCGCAGCACGATGATCGCATCGCTGCGCGCGCCGCCGGTCTCGCCGGGGCGCTGGTCGGTGCCCAGCAGCGCGATGGTGATCGGGCCGCTGGGGGCGGGCGTGGGCACCAGGGTGGCGGTGGGCACCAGGGTGGCGGTGGCGGTGGGCAGCGGTGCGGCGGTAGCAGCAGCCTGGGTGGGCGCGGCCTCAGTCGGCGCGGCCTGGGTGGGCGCGGCGGTCGGTGCCACCAGCGCCACCTGCTGCGGGGCGCGCGGCGAGGTCATGGCCTGCACATTCTGGTGGATGTGCAGCAGCCGCAGCAGATCTGGCCCCACCATGCTGGCGGCCACCAGCACGCCCAGCACTACCAGCGAGGCCAGCACCGCCTTGGTGGGGAACAGGCCCATGGGGCGCGGCGATGGGGTGGCGAGCATAGCTGGGCTGGGCGGCGGCGGCGGCAGAACAGGCTGCTCGGCGCGCGGCGGCGGTGCGGCTGGCATGCTCAGCAGCGCATCGAGCAGCCGGGCCTCGATCGCGGCGCTGTAGGCCCGGCACGAGGCGCACTGGGCCAGGTGAAAACCGAGCTGGGCGCGCTCGGGGGATTGCGAGCCGGGGGTCAGGCCCCGGTCAAGAAGGTGGCGAGAAGCATCGCAGTTCATTGACGTATTCCTAGGATGTCTTTGCAGCTAGTTCGGCGCAAACCCCTAACTATGGTAGCATGCCCGTC containing:
- a CDS encoding LytR family transcriptional regulator, whose protein sequence is MNCDASRHLLDRGLTPGSQSPERAQLGFHLAQCASCRAYSAAIEARLLDALLSMPAAPPPRAEQPVLPPPPPSPAMLATPSPRPMGLFPTKAVLASLVVLGVLVAASMVGPDLLRLLHIHQNVQAMTSPRAPQQVALVAPTAAPTQAAPTEAAPTQAAATAAPLPTATATLVPTATLVPTPAPSGPITIALLGTDQRPGETGGARSDAIIVLRIDPERRRVAMLSLPRDLYVKIPGYGYSRINSAMMYGRGDVAAGAAIAKDTLEHALGTPIDYTMTIDFQGFIDAIDAIGGVTVHVDRELHDNKFPTMDYGYAKVHFPQGDQHFDGETALIYSRIRHPDSDFARMKRQQIVLTAVLGRFREQGLHENIAQLDAVTTALRAYVHTDLPEERLLGLAWAMRDLTPAQIERYTLDQSLVTFGVGDDRWAEQPVDGAFDLVAKRLLEGDPEKMLK